In Gossypium arboreum isolate Shixiya-1 chromosome 6, ASM2569848v2, whole genome shotgun sequence, the following are encoded in one genomic region:
- the LOC108485456 gene encoding type I inositol polyphosphate 5-phosphatase 10 isoform X3, which produces MLRFGNRINRIVRFETRIYPMPRFKDDCMNEPKEQYDLPLQPLLSREKSTKAASENISFRVFVATWNVGGKSPDSKLNLDDILQVREESDIYVLGFQEIVPLNAGNVLVIEDNEPAVKWLTLINRSLNKANFVPLRGPRSIGSPGGSLVFPKTSLRKASKALRTENKQKLKSCNCPIGLERKNSKEFCFRCPQSQTNENDISSEDDEDGPNGPSSANSIKYSLVASKQMVGIFLTVWMRKELVQYVSHLRISCVGRGILGCLGNKGCISVSMLFHKTTLCFLCSHLASGEKEGDELRRNSDVIEILRNTQFPRICKTSNSRVPEKILDHDRVIWLGDLNYRIALSYSDTGKLLKEKAWDTLYNNDQLKIEREAGRVFKGWKEGKIYFAPTYKYSLNSDIYAGETVETKSKRRTPAWCDRILWRGSEIYQLSYERKESRFSDHRPVCATFWVSVEAMEDGSKRR; this is translated from the exons ATGTTGAGATTTGGGAATAGGATAAATCGGATAGTGCGATTCGAAACCCGGATTTATCCGATGCCACGATTTAAGGATGACTGCATGAACGAACCGA AAGAACAATATGATTTGCCACTTCAACCTTTGCTTTCGAGAGAAAAAAGCACGAAAGCTGCTAGTGAGAATATATCTTTCCG TGTCTTCGTTGCGACATGGAATGTAGGAGGTAAATCTCCagatagcaaactcaacctcgaTGATATTCTTCAAGTTCGTGAAGAATCAGACATATATGTGTTAGG TTTTCAGGAAATCGTTCCATTGAATGCCGGAAATGTGCTTGTGATCGAAGACAACGAGCCTGCGGTGAAATGGCTCACCTTAATAAACCGGTCACTAAACAAGGCGAATTTTGTTCCTTTAAGAGGACCCAGATCCATTGGCTCACCCGGGGGTTCACTGGTTTTCCCAAAAACTTCACTTAGAAAGGCCAGCAAAGCTTTGAGGACAGAGAATAAACAGAAGCTAAAGAGCTGCAACTGTCCTATAGGTTTGGAAAGGAAGAATAGCAAAGAATTCTGTTTCCGGTGCCCTCAATCGCAAACGAATGAAAATGATATTTCATCCGAAGATGATGAAGACGGACCTAACGGTCCTTCTAGTGCAAACTCGATTAAGTATAGCCTTGTAGCAAGCAAGCAAATGGTCGGAATTTTTCTCACGGTATGGATGAGGAAAGAGCTTGTACAATATGTAAGCCACCTACGGATATCCTGCGTAGGTCGCGGTATTCTCGGGTGCCTTGGCAACAAA GGCTGTATATCAGTGAGCATGCTTTTCCACAAGACAACCTTATGTTTCTTGTGCAGTCATTTGGCATCTGGAGAAAAAGAAGGCGATGAACTTCGGAGAAATTCGGATGTCATAGAGATACTTCGGAACACGCAGTTTCCGAGGATCTGCAAAACATCGAACAGTAGGGTGCCGGAAAAAATTCTGGATCATGA TCGGGTCATATGGCTAGGGGATTTGAACTACAGGATAGCTTTAAGCTACTCTGATACCGGAAAGCTTCTAAAAGAGAAAGCCTGGGATACATTGTATAACAATGATCAG CTAAAGATCGAAAGAGAGGCAGGGCGAGTATTCAAGGGATGGAAAGAAGGAAAAATATACTTTGCACCAACTTACAAATACTCTCTTAACTCGGACATCTATGCCGGTGAGACTGTTGAAACTAAAAGCAAAAGGAGAACTCCAGCTTG GTGTGACAGAATACTATGGCGTGGAAGTGAAATATATCAGCTTTCGTATGAACGGAAAGAGTCGAGGTTTTCCGATCATCGGCCAGTATGTGCGACATTTTGGGTGAGCGTTGAAGCAATGGAGGATGGATCAAAGAGAAGATGA
- the LOC108485456 gene encoding type I inositol polyphosphate 5-phosphatase 10 isoform X4: MFRRKKEQYDLPLQPLLSREKSTKAASENISFRVFVATWNVGGKSPDSKLNLDDILQVREESDIYVLGFQEIVPLNAGNVLVIEDNEPAVKWLTLINRSLNKANFVPLRGPRSIGSPGGSLVFPKTSLRKASKALRTENKQKLKSCNCPIGLERKNSKEFCFRCPQSQTNENDISSEDDEDGPNGPSSANSIKYSLVASKQMVGIFLTVWMRKELVQYVSHLRISCVGRGILGCLGNKGCISVSMLFHKTTLCFLCSHLASGEKEGDELRRNSDVIEILRNTQFPRICKTSNSRVPEKILDHDRVIWLGDLNYRIALSYSDTGKLLKEKAWDTLYNNDQLKIEREAGRVFKGWKEGKIYFAPTYKYSLNSDIYAGETVETKSKRRTPAWCDRILWRGSEIYQLSYERKESRFSDHRPVCATFWVSVEAMEDGSKRR; encoded by the exons ATGTTTCGTCGAAAAA AAGAACAATATGATTTGCCACTTCAACCTTTGCTTTCGAGAGAAAAAAGCACGAAAGCTGCTAGTGAGAATATATCTTTCCG TGTCTTCGTTGCGACATGGAATGTAGGAGGTAAATCTCCagatagcaaactcaacctcgaTGATATTCTTCAAGTTCGTGAAGAATCAGACATATATGTGTTAGG TTTTCAGGAAATCGTTCCATTGAATGCCGGAAATGTGCTTGTGATCGAAGACAACGAGCCTGCGGTGAAATGGCTCACCTTAATAAACCGGTCACTAAACAAGGCGAATTTTGTTCCTTTAAGAGGACCCAGATCCATTGGCTCACCCGGGGGTTCACTGGTTTTCCCAAAAACTTCACTTAGAAAGGCCAGCAAAGCTTTGAGGACAGAGAATAAACAGAAGCTAAAGAGCTGCAACTGTCCTATAGGTTTGGAAAGGAAGAATAGCAAAGAATTCTGTTTCCGGTGCCCTCAATCGCAAACGAATGAAAATGATATTTCATCCGAAGATGATGAAGACGGACCTAACGGTCCTTCTAGTGCAAACTCGATTAAGTATAGCCTTGTAGCAAGCAAGCAAATGGTCGGAATTTTTCTCACGGTATGGATGAGGAAAGAGCTTGTACAATATGTAAGCCACCTACGGATATCCTGCGTAGGTCGCGGTATTCTCGGGTGCCTTGGCAACAAA GGCTGTATATCAGTGAGCATGCTTTTCCACAAGACAACCTTATGTTTCTTGTGCAGTCATTTGGCATCTGGAGAAAAAGAAGGCGATGAACTTCGGAGAAATTCGGATGTCATAGAGATACTTCGGAACACGCAGTTTCCGAGGATCTGCAAAACATCGAACAGTAGGGTGCCGGAAAAAATTCTGGATCATGA TCGGGTCATATGGCTAGGGGATTTGAACTACAGGATAGCTTTAAGCTACTCTGATACCGGAAAGCTTCTAAAAGAGAAAGCCTGGGATACATTGTATAACAATGATCAG CTAAAGATCGAAAGAGAGGCAGGGCGAGTATTCAAGGGATGGAAAGAAGGAAAAATATACTTTGCACCAACTTACAAATACTCTCTTAACTCGGACATCTATGCCGGTGAGACTGTTGAAACTAAAAGCAAAAGGAGAACTCCAGCTTG GTGTGACAGAATACTATGGCGTGGAAGTGAAATATATCAGCTTTCGTATGAACGGAAAGAGTCGAGGTTTTCCGATCATCGGCCAGTATGTGCGACATTTTGGGTGAGCGTTGAAGCAATGGAGGATGGATCAAAGAGAAGATGA
- the LOC108485456 gene encoding type I inositol polyphosphate 5-phosphatase 10 isoform X1, which yields MIGVGFSGITLMNQDRTNQQASSLIGKILSVKGRNQSNKEIEVRFGSSEEQYDLPLQPLLSREKSTKAASENISFRVFVATWNVGGKSPDSKLNLDDILQVREESDIYVLGFQEIVPLNAGNVLVIEDNEPAVKWLTLINRSLNKANFVPLRGPRSIGSPGGSLVFPKTSLRKASKALRTENKQKLKSCNCPIGLERKNSKEFCFRCPQSQTNENDISSEDDEDGPNGPSSANSIKYSLVASKQMVGIFLTVWMRKELVQYVSHLRISCVGRGILGCLGNKGCISVSMLFHKTTLCFLCSHLASGEKEGDELRRNSDVIEILRNTQFPRICKTSNSRVPEKILDHDRVIWLGDLNYRIALSYSDTGKLLKEKAWDTLYNNDQLKIEREAGRVFKGWKEGKIYFAPTYKYSLNSDIYAGETVETKSKRRTPAWCDRILWRGSEIYQLSYERKESRFSDHRPVCATFWVSVEAMEDGSKRR from the exons ATGATTGGGGTTGGATTTTCTGGCATTACACTAATGAATCAAGACAGAACAAACCAGCAGGCTTCA tcTTTGATTGGTAAAATATTGAGTGTGAAGGGAAGAAATCAAAGTAATAAAGAGATTGAAGTGAGATTTGGTTCTTCAG AAGAACAATATGATTTGCCACTTCAACCTTTGCTTTCGAGAGAAAAAAGCACGAAAGCTGCTAGTGAGAATATATCTTTCCG TGTCTTCGTTGCGACATGGAATGTAGGAGGTAAATCTCCagatagcaaactcaacctcgaTGATATTCTTCAAGTTCGTGAAGAATCAGACATATATGTGTTAGG TTTTCAGGAAATCGTTCCATTGAATGCCGGAAATGTGCTTGTGATCGAAGACAACGAGCCTGCGGTGAAATGGCTCACCTTAATAAACCGGTCACTAAACAAGGCGAATTTTGTTCCTTTAAGAGGACCCAGATCCATTGGCTCACCCGGGGGTTCACTGGTTTTCCCAAAAACTTCACTTAGAAAGGCCAGCAAAGCTTTGAGGACAGAGAATAAACAGAAGCTAAAGAGCTGCAACTGTCCTATAGGTTTGGAAAGGAAGAATAGCAAAGAATTCTGTTTCCGGTGCCCTCAATCGCAAACGAATGAAAATGATATTTCATCCGAAGATGATGAAGACGGACCTAACGGTCCTTCTAGTGCAAACTCGATTAAGTATAGCCTTGTAGCAAGCAAGCAAATGGTCGGAATTTTTCTCACGGTATGGATGAGGAAAGAGCTTGTACAATATGTAAGCCACCTACGGATATCCTGCGTAGGTCGCGGTATTCTCGGGTGCCTTGGCAACAAA GGCTGTATATCAGTGAGCATGCTTTTCCACAAGACAACCTTATGTTTCTTGTGCAGTCATTTGGCATCTGGAGAAAAAGAAGGCGATGAACTTCGGAGAAATTCGGATGTCATAGAGATACTTCGGAACACGCAGTTTCCGAGGATCTGCAAAACATCGAACAGTAGGGTGCCGGAAAAAATTCTGGATCATGA TCGGGTCATATGGCTAGGGGATTTGAACTACAGGATAGCTTTAAGCTACTCTGATACCGGAAAGCTTCTAAAAGAGAAAGCCTGGGATACATTGTATAACAATGATCAG CTAAAGATCGAAAGAGAGGCAGGGCGAGTATTCAAGGGATGGAAAGAAGGAAAAATATACTTTGCACCAACTTACAAATACTCTCTTAACTCGGACATCTATGCCGGTGAGACTGTTGAAACTAAAAGCAAAAGGAGAACTCCAGCTTG GTGTGACAGAATACTATGGCGTGGAAGTGAAATATATCAGCTTTCGTATGAACGGAAAGAGTCGAGGTTTTCCGATCATCGGCCAGTATGTGCGACATTTTGGGTGAGCGTTGAAGCAATGGAGGATGGATCAAAGAGAAGATGA
- the LOC108485456 gene encoding type I inositol polyphosphate 5-phosphatase 10 isoform X2 has translation MFPFSFFFFSFYIVLVLSFELSTGRKIECLISSNECFVEKESSCSLYEEQYDLPLQPLLSREKSTKAASENISFRVFVATWNVGGKSPDSKLNLDDILQVREESDIYVLGFQEIVPLNAGNVLVIEDNEPAVKWLTLINRSLNKANFVPLRGPRSIGSPGGSLVFPKTSLRKASKALRTENKQKLKSCNCPIGLERKNSKEFCFRCPQSQTNENDISSEDDEDGPNGPSSANSIKYSLVASKQMVGIFLTVWMRKELVQYVSHLRISCVGRGILGCLGNKGCISVSMLFHKTTLCFLCSHLASGEKEGDELRRNSDVIEILRNTQFPRICKTSNSRVPEKILDHDRVIWLGDLNYRIALSYSDTGKLLKEKAWDTLYNNDQLKIEREAGRVFKGWKEGKIYFAPTYKYSLNSDIYAGETVETKSKRRTPAWCDRILWRGSEIYQLSYERKESRFSDHRPVCATFWVSVEAMEDGSKRR, from the exons ATgtttcctttctcttttttttttttttctttttatatagtCTTAGTTCTTAGTTTTGAATTGAGTACTGGTAGGAAAATCGAGTGTTTGATTTCTAGCAACGAATGTTTCGTCGAAAAAGAAAGTTCTTGTTCTTTATACG AAGAACAATATGATTTGCCACTTCAACCTTTGCTTTCGAGAGAAAAAAGCACGAAAGCTGCTAGTGAGAATATATCTTTCCG TGTCTTCGTTGCGACATGGAATGTAGGAGGTAAATCTCCagatagcaaactcaacctcgaTGATATTCTTCAAGTTCGTGAAGAATCAGACATATATGTGTTAGG TTTTCAGGAAATCGTTCCATTGAATGCCGGAAATGTGCTTGTGATCGAAGACAACGAGCCTGCGGTGAAATGGCTCACCTTAATAAACCGGTCACTAAACAAGGCGAATTTTGTTCCTTTAAGAGGACCCAGATCCATTGGCTCACCCGGGGGTTCACTGGTTTTCCCAAAAACTTCACTTAGAAAGGCCAGCAAAGCTTTGAGGACAGAGAATAAACAGAAGCTAAAGAGCTGCAACTGTCCTATAGGTTTGGAAAGGAAGAATAGCAAAGAATTCTGTTTCCGGTGCCCTCAATCGCAAACGAATGAAAATGATATTTCATCCGAAGATGATGAAGACGGACCTAACGGTCCTTCTAGTGCAAACTCGATTAAGTATAGCCTTGTAGCAAGCAAGCAAATGGTCGGAATTTTTCTCACGGTATGGATGAGGAAAGAGCTTGTACAATATGTAAGCCACCTACGGATATCCTGCGTAGGTCGCGGTATTCTCGGGTGCCTTGGCAACAAA GGCTGTATATCAGTGAGCATGCTTTTCCACAAGACAACCTTATGTTTCTTGTGCAGTCATTTGGCATCTGGAGAAAAAGAAGGCGATGAACTTCGGAGAAATTCGGATGTCATAGAGATACTTCGGAACACGCAGTTTCCGAGGATCTGCAAAACATCGAACAGTAGGGTGCCGGAAAAAATTCTGGATCATGA TCGGGTCATATGGCTAGGGGATTTGAACTACAGGATAGCTTTAAGCTACTCTGATACCGGAAAGCTTCTAAAAGAGAAAGCCTGGGATACATTGTATAACAATGATCAG CTAAAGATCGAAAGAGAGGCAGGGCGAGTATTCAAGGGATGGAAAGAAGGAAAAATATACTTTGCACCAACTTACAAATACTCTCTTAACTCGGACATCTATGCCGGTGAGACTGTTGAAACTAAAAGCAAAAGGAGAACTCCAGCTTG GTGTGACAGAATACTATGGCGTGGAAGTGAAATATATCAGCTTTCGTATGAACGGAAAGAGTCGAGGTTTTCCGATCATCGGCCAGTATGTGCGACATTTTGGGTGAGCGTTGAAGCAATGGAGGATGGATCAAAGAGAAGATGA
- the LOC108484008 gene encoding protein GET1 encodes MEGEIMGEGEILGGGEMPGGGEVLGGGEILERTRSLAAPFVFFIIIAFQFAAKRLQDLKRGASKTDKEMQLRAEIKQLLKDAASYSQPSTFAQAAKLRRMAAAKEKELANYQAHLTQEMKLSYDLYLKVLFLVKVIAHVVIILWFWSSPVAYVSQHLVQPFGRLLYWKIGGSSDNNVRVGIIPWLILCSRVSKFVCRLIK; translated from the exons ATGGAAGGAGAAATAATGGGAGAAGGAGAAATCCTGGGAGGAGGAGAAATGCCGGGAGGAGGAGAAGTCCTGGGAGGAGGAGAAATCCTAGAACGAACAAGATCATTGGCAGCTCCTTTTGTTTTCTTCATTATCATTGCCTTTCAATTTGCCGCCAAACGGCTCCAAGATTTGAAGAGG GGAGCATCCAAAACTGATAAGGAAATGCAGCTTCGTGCAGAGATTAAGCAGCTTCTAAAAGATGCTGCCTCCTATTCGCA GCCATCTACATTTGCACAAGCAGCTAAGCTTAGGAGGATGGCTGCTGCCAAGGAGAAGGAACTTGCAAATT ATCAGGCACATCTGACCCAAGAGATGAAGCTGTCATATGATTTGTATTTGAAAGTATTGTTCCTTGTAAAG GTTATAGCTCATGTTGTGATAATCCTTTGGTTTTGGAGCTCTCCTGTTGCTTACGTATCCCAACATCTTGTGCAACCCTTTG GGAGGCTGTTATACTGGAAGATTGGGGGTTCTTCAGACAACAATGTCCGG GTTGGGATTATACCCTGGTTGATATTATGTTCCAGGGTTAGCAAGTTTGTTTGTCGACTCATCAAGTAA